In Archangium violaceum, the following are encoded in one genomic region:
- the priA gene encoding replication restart helicase PriA, whose amino-acid sequence MSPSNLASVAVGRPVRGEFTYVVPDGLSGRLSPGQRILVPFGRSMSLGFFLGPATPPPESESVKLKPIMKVLEDSPSLPPDLIALLRFAAEHYRYPLGEVIKSALPPGLTKAEEEKQAKPDVQEFAVALVPEAPAVLRRAPAQSAALAYLLAVGGRAPIEEVAHAIPGARETLRKLVDRGFVRIEEEVIAPGVKEGLAQGRPDQLTPEQAAAVTELHTAVDLGGFQPFLLHGVTGSGKTEVYLRAVERALEHGKGSLVLVPEIALTPQLVGRFRSRFGADVAVLHSALKDRERLFHWQALRKGSVRIAVGVRSAVFAPVENLGLVVVDEEHDPSFKQEDKLRYQARDLAVVRAKQAGAVVVLGSATPSLETLENTRRGRYRKLELKNRVDDRPMPTIQLVDLRQERPREPLAQEEAPILSPPLLDAMAETIGRGQQVILFLNRRGHSTFLICEVCGTSVKCSECDVCLTYHRSQNRLVCHYCGVAHPVPEHCRECTGPLLKMGIGTERVEAEVAERIPQARVARLDRDSATSAERLTELLASFARREIDVLVGTQMVAKGHDFPGVTLVCVVMADTSLAIPDFRASERTFHLLTQVAGRAGRGKDPGRVLVQTYNPDAEPVKRMLAHDFDGFAEGELGRRKVLAWPPYTRMAAVRLEGESAEQTASVARLLGDFIGRNMPPASWGVRLLGPAIAPISRIRGRTRWQLLLKAPTHAALAPLLARLEAKLVDIPSAVRVTIDVDPAAML is encoded by the coding sequence TTGAGCCCCTCGAACCTCGCCTCCGTTGCCGTCGGCCGTCCTGTCCGGGGCGAGTTCACCTACGTCGTCCCCGACGGTCTCTCCGGCCGTCTGTCGCCGGGCCAGCGCATCCTCGTGCCCTTCGGCCGCAGCATGTCGCTCGGCTTCTTCCTCGGGCCCGCCACGCCTCCTCCCGAGAGCGAGAGCGTCAAGCTCAAGCCCATCATGAAGGTGCTGGAGGACTCGCCGTCCCTCCCTCCGGACCTCATCGCGCTCCTGCGTTTCGCCGCCGAGCACTACCGCTACCCGCTCGGTGAGGTCATCAAGAGCGCGCTTCCCCCCGGGCTCACCAAGGCCGAGGAGGAGAAGCAGGCGAAGCCCGACGTGCAGGAGTTCGCCGTGGCGCTCGTCCCCGAGGCGCCCGCCGTCCTCCGCCGCGCCCCCGCGCAGTCCGCCGCGCTCGCCTATCTCCTCGCGGTGGGCGGCCGCGCCCCCATCGAGGAGGTGGCCCATGCCATCCCCGGCGCCCGCGAGACGCTGCGCAAGCTGGTCGATCGTGGCTTCGTCCGCATCGAGGAGGAGGTCATCGCCCCGGGGGTGAAGGAGGGGCTCGCCCAGGGCCGTCCCGACCAGCTCACTCCCGAGCAGGCCGCCGCGGTGACGGAGCTCCACACCGCCGTTGACCTTGGCGGCTTCCAGCCCTTCCTCCTCCACGGTGTCACCGGCAGCGGCAAGACCGAGGTGTACCTGCGCGCCGTGGAGCGCGCGCTCGAGCACGGCAAGGGCAGCCTCGTGTTGGTACCCGAGATCGCCCTCACGCCCCAGCTCGTGGGCCGCTTCCGCAGCCGCTTCGGCGCCGACGTGGCCGTGCTGCACTCGGCCCTCAAGGACCGCGAGCGCCTCTTCCACTGGCAGGCCCTGCGCAAGGGCTCGGTGCGCATCGCCGTGGGCGTACGCTCGGCCGTGTTCGCCCCCGTGGAGAATCTCGGCCTCGTCGTGGTGGACGAGGAGCACGACCCCTCCTTCAAGCAGGAGGACAAGTTGCGCTACCAGGCGCGCGACCTGGCCGTGGTGCGCGCCAAGCAGGCCGGGGCCGTGGTGGTGCTCGGCTCGGCCACGCCCTCGCTCGAGACGCTGGAGAACACCCGCCGCGGCCGCTACCGCAAGCTGGAGCTCAAGAACCGCGTCGACGACCGGCCCATGCCCACCATCCAACTGGTGGACCTGCGCCAGGAGCGCCCCCGCGAGCCGCTCGCCCAGGAGGAGGCTCCCATCCTCTCCCCGCCGCTGCTCGACGCCATGGCGGAGACCATCGGCCGCGGCCAGCAGGTCATCCTCTTCCTCAACCGCCGCGGCCACAGCACCTTCCTCATCTGCGAGGTGTGCGGCACCTCGGTGAAGTGCTCCGAGTGTGACGTGTGCCTCACCTACCACCGCTCGCAGAACCGGCTGGTGTGTCACTACTGCGGCGTGGCCCACCCGGTGCCCGAGCACTGCCGCGAGTGCACCGGGCCCCTGCTCAAGATGGGCATCGGCACCGAGCGCGTGGAGGCCGAGGTCGCCGAGCGCATTCCCCAGGCCCGCGTGGCCCGGTTGGACCGGGACTCGGCCACCAGCGCCGAGCGCCTCACGGAGCTGCTCGCCTCCTTCGCCCGCCGGGAGATCGACGTCCTGGTGGGCACGCAGATGGTGGCCAAGGGGCACGACTTCCCCGGGGTGACGCTGGTGTGCGTGGTGATGGCGGACACCTCGCTGGCCATCCCCGACTTCCGCGCCTCCGAGCGCACCTTCCACCTCCTCACCCAGGTGGCCGGCCGCGCCGGGCGCGGGAAGGACCCGGGCCGGGTGCTGGTGCAGACCTACAACCCGGACGCCGAGCCCGTGAAGCGCATGCTCGCCCATGACTTCGACGGCTTCGCCGAGGGGGAGCTGGGGCGGCGCAAGGTGCTCGCCTGGCCGCCCTACACCCGGATGGCCGCCGTCCGCCTCGAGGGCGAGAGCGCCGAGCAGACCGCCAGCGTGGCCCGGTTGCTCGGGGACTTCATCGGCCGCAACATGCCCCCCGCCTCCTGGGGGGTGCGCCTGCTGGGGCCCGCCATCGCCCCCATCTCCCGCATCCGGGGCCGCACCCGGTGGCAGTTGCTGCTCAAGGCCCCTACCCATGCGGCGCTCGCCCCGCTGCTCGCCCGCCTGGAAGCGAAGCTGGTGGACATTCCGTCCGCCGTGCGTGTCACGATCGACGTGGATCCGGCGGCCATGCTGTAG
- a CDS encoding DUF2381 family protein, producing MPLRLERAAVMALFLCATVVRAQQPPEVRVRREQHLVLARVPVGSEPELRVAPGLPTVMRFDAEVVHVEVNHEGPGRLVWVDVAGHSLLLEPRRELASDEKLPLEVVLAQGPMRTRVVFQLVSRPGEVDARVDVELRPRSVRPELEQEVASSRREDGPFSRLVFSGVMGKSGITAGMFRGRTVGRGVLANTAWDYRAAHGRAITFIVLNVGARPWFASEVVRLPVAGEVSEEGSGWTVSMAAPIEPGSTGLVVLESVEAAGVPVRLEVREAGGIRSVRVEESR from the coding sequence ATGCCACTCCGTCTCGAACGGGCCGCCGTGATGGCCCTGTTCCTCTGCGCCACCGTCGTCAGGGCCCAGCAGCCGCCCGAGGTCCGTGTGCGCCGCGAGCAGCATCTCGTGCTCGCCCGGGTACCCGTTGGGAGTGAGCCGGAGCTGAGGGTTGCCCCAGGCCTCCCTACCGTCATGCGCTTCGACGCGGAGGTGGTGCATGTCGAGGTGAATCACGAGGGGCCAGGGCGCCTCGTCTGGGTGGACGTGGCCGGACACTCCCTCTTGCTCGAACCGCGGCGGGAATTGGCCTCCGACGAGAAACTACCGCTGGAGGTAGTCCTCGCTCAGGGCCCGATGCGCACCCGGGTCGTCTTCCAACTCGTCTCGCGTCCCGGTGAAGTGGACGCACGGGTGGACGTGGAACTGCGCCCGCGCTCCGTCCGGCCGGAACTGGAGCAGGAAGTTGCATCGTCCCGGCGCGAAGACGGCCCGTTCTCCCGCTTGGTGTTCTCGGGCGTGATGGGCAAGTCCGGTATCACCGCCGGCATGTTCCGGGGCAGAACCGTTGGGCGCGGGGTACTCGCGAATACCGCGTGGGACTACCGGGCGGCTCATGGGCGGGCCATCACTTTCATCGTGCTCAATGTGGGAGCGAGGCCCTGGTTTGCCTCGGAGGTCGTGCGTTTGCCGGTGGCGGGTGAGGTGAGCGAGGAAGGCAGTGGATGGACGGTGAGCATGGCGGCTCCCATCGAGCCAGGGAGCACCGGCCTGGTGGTGTTGGAGTCGGTGGAGGCGGCGGGGGTGCCCGTGCGCCTGGAGGTGCGGGAGGCGGGTGGAATCCGAAGTGTGCGGGTGGAGGAGTCGCGCTGA
- a CDS encoding protein NO VEIN domain-containing protein has product MARDALFKPGRESFIPKQHYRDKGSPKDPDDQFMRWINLPRSGMANAPGIRALRYLAKPPFTKLPSVLVLVTKKSTTGGSYNPWDDVIDLEQGTVLYWGDAKLHQRKRFTDFPGNRTLEKIWAAVNAGKRSELPPILHFVKHQSGWVTFTGLCEMTALWPDRFKEKGRFVDNYRCRLRILGSAPIPVSWLHSRRWAGTPEEALRGAPEAWSSWVQGASHPPSVRLVAEPMEVPWAADVSSAMGQGFSSDPRIRKAVELEAMKRAREHFQKKGFTRIDDVSRQRSFDLHARDGEREVFVEVKGTQTAGSRVFLTSKEVEFARHNKNKMALYIFHSMRVREVNGEMIVEGGAERVSDPWDVDSGTLDIASITYSYALP; this is encoded by the coding sequence ATGGCCAGGGACGCGCTCTTCAAACCGGGACGGGAGTCCTTCATCCCGAAGCAGCACTATCGGGACAAGGGTTCGCCGAAGGACCCTGACGACCAGTTCATGCGCTGGATCAATCTTCCGCGCAGCGGGATGGCGAACGCCCCGGGTATTCGAGCGCTCCGGTATCTCGCGAAGCCACCGTTCACGAAGCTCCCCTCCGTCCTGGTCCTGGTGACGAAGAAGTCAACCACGGGTGGTAGCTACAACCCCTGGGATGACGTCATCGATCTGGAGCAGGGGACAGTTCTTTATTGGGGTGACGCGAAGCTGCATCAACGGAAGCGCTTCACGGACTTCCCTGGCAACCGGACCCTCGAGAAGATCTGGGCAGCCGTCAACGCTGGCAAGCGAAGTGAGCTGCCACCCATCCTGCATTTCGTGAAGCATCAGAGTGGCTGGGTCACCTTCACGGGTCTTTGCGAGATGACGGCGCTGTGGCCAGACCGCTTCAAGGAGAAGGGAAGGTTCGTCGATAACTACCGTTGTCGGCTGCGCATCCTCGGTTCGGCTCCGATCCCTGTGTCCTGGCTCCACTCACGCAGATGGGCGGGGACGCCAGAGGAAGCTCTGCGCGGAGCCCCCGAGGCGTGGAGTTCATGGGTTCAGGGAGCCAGTCATCCTCCATCCGTGAGGCTGGTGGCCGAGCCCATGGAGGTGCCATGGGCGGCTGATGTCAGCAGCGCCATGGGACAGGGGTTCTCTTCCGATCCTCGGATCCGCAAAGCCGTTGAGCTTGAGGCCATGAAGCGGGCCCGAGAGCACTTCCAGAAGAAAGGCTTCACCCGGATTGATGATGTTTCGCGCCAGAGGTCCTTTGACCTTCACGCGCGGGACGGAGAGCGCGAGGTCTTCGTCGAGGTGAAGGGCACTCAAACAGCCGGCTCCCGAGTCTTCCTGACCAGCAAGGAGGTTGAATTCGCAAGGCACAACAAGAACAAGATGGCCTTGTATATCTTTCACTCCATGCGGGTTCGTGAAGTGAATGGAGAGATGATCGTCGAAGGTGGGGCGGAGCGGGTGAGCGATCCTTGGGATGTGGATAGCGGCACCCTCGACATCGCTTCCATCACGTACTCCTACGCGCTTCCGTAG
- a CDS encoding RluA family pseudouridine synthase yields MSLQKISVPRESAGERLDKYLSAHVPGLSLERARVLIEQGHVRIRGKKCQASRKLWGGEEIEVSRPPPKAPARRSVEGPELPVLHDDAALVIVNKPAGLVVEPSGNVPSVVELLAARLPPFDVEGLAQPGVVHRLDRETSGCLALARTDEAVAALDRAFQEKRVDKRYWALVLGETPESGRLEAPYGRDPKDPRRFTTKVRSARRAALSYEVRERLKGATLVEVKLETGRTHQIRVQMAEAGHPVLADSLYGPEETRAHPAAKALERHALHALRLSLPSPLTGEPVSVEAPLPEDFQRALAMLRG; encoded by the coding sequence ATGTCGCTCCAGAAGATCTCCGTCCCTCGCGAGTCCGCCGGCGAGCGGCTCGACAAGTACCTCTCGGCGCACGTGCCCGGACTCTCGTTGGAGCGGGCGCGTGTGCTCATCGAGCAGGGCCACGTGCGCATCCGCGGCAAGAAGTGCCAGGCCTCGCGCAAGCTCTGGGGTGGCGAGGAGATTGAAGTCAGCCGGCCCCCGCCGAAAGCCCCGGCGAGACGCTCGGTGGAGGGGCCCGAGCTGCCCGTGCTCCACGATGACGCGGCGCTGGTCATCGTGAACAAGCCGGCGGGCCTGGTGGTGGAGCCGTCGGGGAACGTGCCCTCGGTGGTGGAGCTGCTGGCGGCGAGGCTGCCGCCGTTCGACGTGGAGGGGCTGGCGCAGCCGGGAGTGGTGCACCGGTTGGACCGCGAGACGAGCGGGTGTCTGGCGCTCGCGCGCACGGATGAGGCCGTGGCGGCGCTCGACCGGGCGTTCCAGGAGAAGCGGGTGGACAAGCGCTATTGGGCGCTCGTGCTGGGAGAGACGCCCGAGAGTGGCAGGCTCGAGGCGCCGTACGGGAGGGATCCGAAGGACCCGAGACGGTTCACGACGAAGGTGCGCTCGGCGCGGCGAGCGGCGCTCTCGTACGAGGTGCGCGAGCGGCTGAAGGGGGCGACGCTGGTGGAGGTGAAGCTGGAGACGGGGCGCACGCACCAGATTCGCGTGCAGATGGCGGAGGCGGGACACCCGGTGCTCGCGGACTCCCTGTACGGCCCGGAGGAGACGCGAGCGCACCCGGCGGCGAAGGCACTGGAACGCCATGCGCTGCACGCGCTCCGGCTTTCGCTGCCGAGCCCCCTCACGGGCGAGCCGGTGAGCGTCGAGGCTCCGCTGCCCGAGGACTTCCAGCGGGCCCTGGCGATGCTCCGGGGATGA
- a CDS encoding DUF5689 domain-containing protein — protein MIPSRMEFSSRAATGLRVLLGCLSLAVFVACDDPGSEPSKSTPITQARTQENGSTVTVEGYVTVVPGNFSSALGNEGFALQDNTGGIYVKLAEKLDFGLGTRVRVTGKLNDEANLRILESESASVEKLEGTQLVTPKEVRTGDVKESTEGLLVRISANVTRAVHEELPYGYELYVDDGSGEVQVYVHGSAGFDSETLRALSVGQRIEVTGLSAQYESTYEVAPRQPSDLVVR, from the coding sequence ATGATCCCTTCCCGCATGGAGTTTTCCTCGCGCGCGGCCACCGGGCTGCGCGTTCTCCTCGGCTGCCTGTCGCTCGCGGTGTTCGTCGCCTGTGATGACCCCGGCTCCGAGCCGTCCAAGTCCACGCCCATCACCCAGGCGCGCACCCAGGAGAATGGCTCCACGGTGACCGTGGAGGGCTACGTCACGGTGGTGCCTGGGAACTTCTCGTCGGCCCTGGGCAACGAGGGCTTCGCCCTCCAGGACAACACCGGGGGCATCTACGTGAAGCTGGCGGAGAAGCTCGACTTCGGGCTGGGCACCCGTGTCCGCGTGACGGGCAAGCTCAACGACGAGGCCAATCTGCGCATCCTCGAGAGCGAGTCGGCCTCCGTCGAGAAGCTGGAGGGCACGCAACTGGTGACGCCCAAGGAGGTACGCACCGGCGACGTCAAGGAGTCCACCGAGGGCCTGCTGGTGCGCATCTCCGCCAACGTGACCCGGGCCGTCCACGAAGAGCTGCCCTACGGCTACGAGCTGTATGTCGATGATGGCTCGGGAGAGGTGCAGGTGTACGTCCACGGCTCGGCCGGCTTCGATTCGGAGACGTTGCGCGCCCTGTCCGTGGGGCAGCGCATCGAGGTGACGGGCTTGTCGGCGCAGTACGAGAGCACCTACGAGGTGGCGCCCCGGCAGCCCTCGGATCTCGTGGTGCGGTAG
- a CDS encoding class I SAM-dependent methyltransferase, whose product MSEEDRRKWNTRYREQEKRQEPSVFLRSLADQLPSTGRALDVAGGSGHDALWLARRGLEVTLVDVSDVALERAAEEARESRVALRVQRLDVEVEPLPSGPFDVVLCLNFLFRPLFAGFAKVLAPGGLLVFAQPTRSNLQKNPHPSARFLLEDGELPRLIQYLEVVSYTEAWTGEDRHEARLVARRAR is encoded by the coding sequence ATGTCCGAGGAAGATCGGCGCAAGTGGAACACCCGCTACCGGGAGCAGGAGAAAAGGCAGGAGCCTTCCGTGTTCCTGCGCTCGCTGGCGGACCAACTGCCGAGCACGGGCCGTGCGCTCGACGTGGCGGGAGGCTCCGGGCATGACGCGCTCTGGCTGGCGAGGCGTGGCCTGGAGGTGACCCTGGTGGACGTCTCGGACGTCGCGCTCGAGCGGGCCGCGGAGGAGGCGCGCGAGTCGCGGGTGGCCCTCCGGGTGCAGCGGTTGGACGTGGAGGTGGAGCCGCTTCCTTCCGGCCCCTTCGACGTCGTGCTGTGCCTGAACTTCCTCTTCAGGCCGCTGTTCGCCGGGTTCGCGAAGGTGCTCGCGCCGGGCGGGCTGCTCGTCTTCGCACAGCCCACCCGGAGCAACCTTCAGAAGAACCCGCATCCCTCGGCGCGCTTCCTGTTGGAGGATGGCGAGCTGCCCCGGCTGATCCAGTACCTGGAGGTCGTCTCGTACACCGAGGCGTGGACCGGGGAGGACCGGCACGAAGCGAGACTGGTGGCGCGCCGCGCACGATGA